In the Apteryx mantelli isolate bAptMan1 chromosome 1, bAptMan1.hap1, whole genome shotgun sequence genome, one interval contains:
- the DIPK2B gene encoding divergent protein kinase domain 2B produces the protein MGRWICCLCSRAADSLMLLLVLAASCNPSLEATASPSAPHVKPSYSFGRTFLGLDKCNACIGTSICKKFFKEEIRFDNWLSSHLKLPPSYLLSYSGNYTDDAKSWRLVDITRLTTKYRHDQADKRICTVLLKTRTCSLERALRRTTRVQKWLQAKRLTPDLVQGLSSPMLRCPSQRLLDRIVRRYAEVPDAGSIYMDHLTDRDKLRLLYTLSVNSHPILLQIFPDVEGWPFPRYLGACGRLVVSASTRPLRDFFGAAPEVAADLALQLLAVLRSMGTNDLNYFFYFTHVDAGTFGVFSNGHLFIRDASMLGIIDKEEGSQLTDDQQEYKDIFSCLTVDCQSAVVSCNSIREKQSLVMVCQELLPKLLKGKFLQPIQEKIDSFLQHCADDFTDDQGIDDAVAKLAELLKPLRSCDSRFAYRYPDCKYSDKY, from the exons ATGGGGCGCTGGATATGTTGTCTTTGCTCCAGAGCTGCAGATTCATTGATGCTGCTTCTGGTTTTGGCTGCGAGCTGTAATCCTTCCTTAGAAGCAACAGCTTCTCCGTCTGCGCCCCACGTCAAACCCAGCTACAGTTTTGGCCGGACTTTCCTGGGACTTGATAAATGCAACGCCTGCATTGGGACATCCATTTGCAAGAAgttctttaaagaagaaataag GTTTGACAACTGGCTTTCTTCTCATTTAAAGCTGCCCCCCAGCTACCTCCTCAGCTATTCAGGGAACTACACCGATGATGCCAAGAGCTGGCGGTTGGTGGACATCACCAGGCTGACCACCAAGTACCGGCACGACCAGGCCGACAAGCGCATCTGCACGGTGCTACTGAAGACGAGGACCTGCAGCCTGGAGCGTGCCCTGCGCCGCACCACCCGGGTCCAGAAGTGGCTGCAGGCCAAGCGGCTCACACCCGACCTGGTGCAG GGTCTCTCCAGCCCAATGCTGCGCTGCCCATCTCAGCGCCTCTTGGACCGGATAGTGCGGCGCTACGCTGAAGTGCCGGATGCCGGCAGCATCTATATGGACCACCTCACTGACCGGGACAAACTGCGTCTTCTGTACACGCTGTCGGTGAATTCGCACCCCATCTTGTTACAG ATCTTCCCGGACGTGGAGGGGTGGCCATTCCCGCGGTACCTGGGTGCCTGCGGGCGGCTAGTGGTCAGCGCCAGCACCCGGCCCCTGCGTGACTTCTTTGGTGCCGCCCCCGAGGTGGCCGCTGACCTGGCCCTGCAGCTCCTTGCCGTCCTCCGCTCCATGGGCACCAACGACCTCAACTACTTCTTCTACTTCACCCACGTGGATGCTGGCACCTTCGGCGTTTTCAGCAATGGGCATCTGTTCATCCGGGATGCCAGCATGCTGGGCATCATCGACAAGGAGGAAG GGAGCCAGCTGACCGACGACCAACAAGAGTATAAAGATATATTTAGCTGTTTGACTGTGGACTGCCAGTCTGCAGTTGTGTCCTGTAACTCAATCAGAGAGAAGCAGAGTCTCGTCATGGTGTGTCAAGAGCTTTTGCCTAAGCTTCTAAAAGGGAAATTCCTTCAACCCATACAGGAGAAGATAGACAGCTTCCTCCAGCACTGTGCAGATGACTTCACCGACGACCAGGGCATTGACGACGCAGTTGCGAAGCTGGCAGAGCTCCTGAAACCGCTGAGATCTTGTGATTCTCGCTTTGCCTATCGCTACCCTGACTGCAAATACAGTGACAAATACTGA